One window of the Candidatus Zixiibacteriota bacterium genome contains the following:
- a CDS encoding nitrous oxide reductase accessory protein NosL: MWHRVTTIGISSALLVWLLAACSGYTPSEINYGTDECDYCKMTIADDKFGTEIITSKGRVLKFDSIECMAAADINSTKNDLAIHSRWVTDFNSPRTFMKADAALIVATLHQNSPMGIGLVAVDSHTKAAGLIARAGGSIVTWDETKALVTKAWNLK; encoded by the coding sequence ATGTGGCATAGAGTCACTACCATCGGAATCAGTTCTGCGTTGTTGGTGTGGCTTCTGGCTGCTTGCAGCGGGTATACACCGTCGGAGATCAACTACGGCACCGACGAGTGCGATTACTGCAAGATGACCATTGCCGACGACAAGTTCGGCACCGAGATCATTACTTCCAAGGGTAGGGTGCTGAAATTCGATTCGATCGAATGCATGGCCGCCGCCGACATTAACTCCACAAAGAACGATCTGGCGATTCACTCCCGCTGGGTAACCGACTTCAACAGCCCGCGCACGTTTATGAAGGCCGACGCGGCGCTGATTGTCGCCACCCTCCACCAGAATAGCCCCATGGGGATCGGCCTGGTGGCAGTCGACTCGCACACCAAGGCGGCCGGTCTGATTGCCAGAGCAGGCGGCTCGATAGTCACCTGGGATGAGACCAAGGCTCTGGTGACCAAGGCGTGGAACCTGAAGTAG
- a CDS encoding nitrous oxide reductase family maturation protein NosD, translating to MKLSVRLTDTLALMLLGVLLFLTSSATGRVLHVQPAGDITSIGSALALAESGDTIRVSQATYQETDLRIDKSVTLEGVDWPILDAAGVGPLVDITAPDVSITGIEFRNVPVSFLKENAAVTITRARNCEIRGNRFRDTFFAIYLAGAERCRIVRNEIGGSSENLTSAGNGIHLWQCKDVAITGNTIRGHRDGIYLEFVKHSIITNNISEQNLRYGLHFMFSDSCRYVKNSFVHNGSGVAVMYTANVHMEDNTFADSWGGASYGLLLKDIRDSRVIHNVFSQNSVGILMEGSDRVRMTGNRFTANGWALKIMANCVDSRIEDNDFIDNSFNVATNSRQSFSTFRGNYWSSYRGYDLDRDGFGDEPYRPVSLFSLLVESDPSTLVLVRSLLVDVLNLAERILPTLTPESLIDPSPRMRPLS from the coding sequence GTGAAACTCTCGGTTCGCCTGACAGACACTTTGGCGCTGATGCTGCTCGGTGTACTGCTGTTCCTGACAAGCAGTGCGACCGGCAGAGTGCTGCATGTGCAACCGGCGGGGGATATCACATCGATCGGATCGGCGCTCGCGCTGGCCGAATCAGGCGACACGATCAGAGTTTCACAGGCCACTTATCAGGAAACCGATCTCAGGATTGATAAGTCGGTCACCCTGGAAGGTGTGGACTGGCCGATACTCGATGCCGCCGGTGTGGGTCCGTTGGTCGACATTACAGCACCTGATGTGAGTATCACCGGGATTGAGTTCCGGAATGTCCCGGTCAGTTTCCTAAAGGAGAACGCCGCCGTCACGATCACGAGAGCGCGCAATTGCGAAATCCGCGGCAACCGGTTTCGAGACACGTTCTTTGCGATCTACCTCGCCGGAGCTGAGCGCTGCCGGATTGTTCGTAATGAGATCGGCGGCTCCTCGGAAAACCTGACTTCGGCCGGCAACGGTATCCATCTCTGGCAATGCAAGGATGTCGCTATCACCGGTAACACCATACGAGGTCACCGCGACGGTATCTACCTCGAATTCGTCAAGCACAGCATAATAACAAACAACATCAGCGAGCAGAACCTGCGATACGGTTTGCATTTCATGTTCTCGGACAGTTGCCGCTACGTAAAGAACAGCTTCGTCCACAATGGCTCGGGCGTCGCGGTGATGTATACCGCCAATGTCCACATGGAAGACAACACTTTCGCCGATAGCTGGGGCGGCGCATCGTATGGCCTCCTGCTCAAGGACATCCGTGACAGCCGCGTGATTCATAATGTCTTTTCGCAGAATTCAGTCGGCATTCTCATGGAAGGCTCAGACCGAGTCCGGATGACCGGCAATCGCTTTACCGCCAACGGCTGGGCGCTCAAGATCATGGCAAACTGCGTGGACAGCAGGATTGAGGACAACGACTTCATCGATAACTCCTTCAACGTCGCTACTAACAGCAGGCAATCGTTCAGCACCTTCCGCGGCAACTACTGGAGCTCGTATCGCGGCTATGATCTGGATCGCGATGGATTCGGCGACGAACCGTATCGCCCGGTCAGCCTGTTCAGCTTGCTCGTAGAATCCGATCCGTCGACCCTCGTGCTCGTGCGCAGTCTGCTTGTCGATGTCCTGAATCTCGCGGAGCGGATCCTGCCCACGCTTACTCCTGAGTCATTGATCGACCCGTCACCTCGAATGAGGCCCCTCTCATGA
- a CDS encoding Rrf2 family transcriptional regulator: MLFSKGCTYAIRAALLVTVKESRDGRRFIPIRELADELGLSFHFLTKILQELTEARIMESFRGPNGGIGLARSAREITLVDLIAAIDGMALFSECALGLPRCGESTPCPLHDAWAKRREDLRRMCEKTTLAGLAREFDINHFRK; the protein is encoded by the coding sequence GTGCTGTTTTCGAAAGGCTGTACATACGCAATCCGCGCCGCCCTCTTAGTGACGGTCAAGGAATCCCGCGACGGGCGTCGGTTTATCCCTATCCGGGAGCTGGCCGACGAGCTCGGTCTCTCCTTCCATTTTCTCACCAAGATTTTGCAGGAGTTGACCGAGGCCCGGATCATGGAGTCATTCCGCGGTCCGAACGGCGGAATCGGGCTGGCCCGCTCGGCCCGAGAGATAACGCTGGTCGACCTGATCGCCGCGATCGACGGCATGGCGCTCTTTTCGGAATGTGCGCTCGGCCTTCCCCGGTGCGGCGAGAGCACCCCCTGCCCGCTTCACGATGCCTGGGCCAAAAGACGTGAGGACCTCAGGCGCATGTGCGAAAAGACTACACTGGCAGGCCTGGCGCGTGAATTTGACATTAACCACTTCAGAAAATGA
- a CDS encoding M28 family peptidase, producing MRCFLLLFVLSIGPRAADAAYDITADSVHRHIAVLADDSMEGRQVGETGELKAAQYIQGVFAQAGLLPHDNNGSYLQAFEFIKKIDFGPNNTLRLNGQPLEIGRDYQPLEYSASGSFDFVEVVDVGYGIVTDDSSHHDYRDKDVHGKAVLVRRFTPQQESDTTAADTIFDRHAGFSAKISTAIDHGAAGIFFITPETHDDTLMSAGVVHARPKNVPVILLRRVALERLGLNLANPAIESAQGVTDLIRVPDTGYNVVGLLPGKSDTVQIIGAHYDHLGWGGPASRYRGATPMIHNGADDNASGVAALLELARYFGTRRDSLENSLLFIAFSGEEAGTLGSGHYVRNWTVDRSKARLMINMDMIGRLAEQEKGLAILGTGTCAEFKEYFNQKNLGDLKVVFSESGSGPSDHSAFYNDSIPCLFFFTGAHQDYHTPDDDTEKIDTRGIVQVSTLISDIVRHFDNHHGPLTFQRTKGSGTGRPPQLSVSLGIMPDFVSQVKGLGVDGVTPEKPAERAGIVKGDVIIKIGERTVGDIYDYMNALQKYRKGDSCRIQLVRGIDTLEVTVEFK from the coding sequence ATGCGATGTTTTCTGCTGTTGTTTGTGCTGAGTATCGGACCCAGGGCCGCGGACGCTGCCTATGATATCACGGCCGATTCTGTGCACCGCCATATCGCTGTGCTGGCAGACGACTCGATGGAAGGGCGACAGGTCGGCGAGACAGGCGAACTGAAAGCGGCGCAGTATATCCAAGGCGTCTTCGCGCAAGCCGGGCTGCTGCCCCACGATAACAACGGCTCATATCTGCAGGCATTCGAGTTTATCAAGAAGATCGACTTCGGCCCGAACAATACTCTCAGGTTGAACGGTCAGCCCCTTGAGATCGGCCGTGACTATCAGCCTCTTGAGTATTCCGCGAGCGGAAGCTTCGATTTTGTTGAGGTTGTCGACGTCGGCTACGGAATCGTGACCGACGACTCCAGCCATCACGACTACCGAGACAAAGATGTTCACGGTAAAGCCGTGCTGGTGCGGAGATTCACTCCTCAACAGGAGTCCGATACTACCGCCGCGGATACAATATTTGATCGGCACGCCGGTTTCAGCGCCAAGATCTCGACGGCAATTGACCATGGCGCGGCGGGTATCTTCTTCATTACTCCTGAAACACACGATGATACCCTGATGAGTGCGGGCGTCGTTCACGCCCGGCCGAAAAACGTCCCGGTCATCTTACTACGGCGAGTCGCGCTCGAAAGATTGGGCCTGAATTTAGCCAACCCCGCGATTGAATCCGCACAGGGTGTCACCGATTTGATTCGGGTACCGGATACCGGCTACAATGTCGTGGGACTGTTGCCGGGGAAAAGCGACACCGTTCAAATAATCGGCGCCCACTATGACCATCTCGGCTGGGGCGGACCGGCCTCACGCTATCGCGGGGCGACGCCGATGATCCACAATGGCGCCGATGATAATGCGTCAGGAGTCGCGGCGCTTCTGGAACTGGCGCGATATTTCGGAACACGCCGCGACAGCCTGGAAAACTCGCTGCTGTTTATCGCCTTCTCCGGCGAGGAAGCGGGAACGCTTGGGTCTGGGCATTATGTAAGGAACTGGACAGTTGATCGCTCGAAGGCTCGACTGATGATCAATATGGATATGATCGGCCGTCTCGCCGAACAAGAAAAAGGGCTGGCCATACTCGGCACCGGAACCTGCGCCGAGTTCAAGGAGTACTTTAACCAGAAAAACCTGGGGGACCTCAAGGTTGTGTTCAGTGAATCCGGTTCGGGTCCTTCCGATCACTCGGCATTCTACAACGATTCCATTCCCTGCCTGTTCTTCTTCACCGGCGCGCACCAGGACTATCACACACCCGATGACGATACCGAAAAGATCGACACTCGCGGCATTGTCCAGGTGAGCACGTTGATTTCGGATATCGTGCGCCATTTCGATAACCACCACGGGCCGCTGACATTCCAGCGCACCAAGGGGAGCGGCACCGGTCGGCCGCCGCAACTGTCGGTCAGCCTCGGGATCATGCCGGACTTCGTCTCGCAGGTGAAGGGGCTGGGTGTCGACGGCGTCACGCCGGAAAAACCGGCCGAACGCGCCGGAATCGTGAAGGGTGATGTGATTATCAAGATCGGTGAGCGCACCGTTGGGGATATCTATGATTACATGAACGCCCTGCAAAAGTACCGCAAGGGAGACAGTTGCCGTATACAGTTGGTTCGCGGGATTGACACGCTCGAAGTAACCGTGGAATTCAAGTAG
- a CDS encoding cytochrome c encodes MRSKITTVTVFVLGAMCAAAWFGVGCSSAPETDAERQARWAQGNLTTWETEHGIGPITEDTPVAAVDPAKAEEGKQIFIQKCATCHYLDQKKTGPPLRDVTKRRSDSYVLNQILNPEQMGKLHPDGKKMVAQYAQFMTIQGITNDNAMALLAFLRSERDKPAVPPEEQPGFGTPPPPPTSN; translated from the coding sequence ATGAGATCCAAGATCACTACGGTGACAGTGTTTGTACTGGGCGCGATGTGCGCAGCCGCATGGTTCGGAGTCGGCTGCTCATCAGCTCCCGAAACTGACGCCGAACGCCAGGCCCGCTGGGCCCAGGGCAATCTGACTACCTGGGAGACCGAACACGGCATCGGTCCGATCACTGAAGATACGCCGGTCGCCGCGGTTGATCCGGCTAAAGCTGAAGAAGGCAAGCAGATCTTCATCCAGAAGTGTGCGACCTGCCACTACCTGGATCAGAAAAAGACCGGCCCGCCGCTTCGTGATGTCACCAAACGCCGTTCCGACTCGTACGTGCTCAACCAGATTCTCAATCCTGAGCAGATGGGTAAGCTGCACCCTGACGGCAAGAAGATGGTGGCTCAGTATGCTCAGTTCATGACTATCCAGGGGATCACCAATGACAACGCCATGGCGCTCCTTGCATTTCTCCGCTCGGAGAGAGATAAACCGGCCGTGCCGCCTGAGGAGCAACCGGGATTCGGGACCCCACCTCCCCCACCGACCAGTAATTAA
- a CDS encoding FAD-binding oxidoreductase has protein sequence MDIVSALRSLLSPDQVSTQADQLQVASHDESSISPVVPAAVVWATSPQQIAAVIRACIDSKTPVTTRGAGSALEGSTIPVAGGIVLDLTRMTRIVNYWPEDLQIEVEPGIIYDHLNAKLKNDGLFFPPSPGGSGDIATVGGMVSTNASGIYSVKYGGTREYVLALELVTGEGNVIRIGSRAIKRSSGYNLVDLVAGSEGTLGVISKIVLRLAGLPEGRQQTAYVFGTEVAAARAVSEMRRYGLDIAAIEFLDRHLATALNKLKGYGLREAPMLFLEFHGPEPVLESNSELAESICLELGAEPLTLPEGQRPWEIRHWATDAIKHFKSGLSIVRNDVAFPISKLPEMVGFCHRLGDENNVTMFTFGHVGMGLLHALMLADRTDTVKWSRAHEINNRIIEKTIELGGTISGEHGIGLGHKDLFEREHGAGVELMRRIKRQFDPHGILNPGKIFDV, from the coding sequence ATGGACATAGTCAGCGCCCTTCGCAGCCTCCTGTCGCCGGATCAGGTATCGACCCAGGCTGATCAACTGCAGGTAGCCTCGCACGATGAATCCTCCATTTCGCCGGTTGTCCCCGCGGCAGTCGTGTGGGCCACGAGTCCGCAACAGATTGCCGCAGTAATTCGCGCCTGCATCGACTCTAAGACGCCGGTCACGACTCGCGGCGCCGGTTCCGCTCTCGAGGGTTCGACTATCCCGGTGGCGGGCGGTATCGTGCTCGATTTGACGCGAATGACCCGCATCGTCAATTACTGGCCCGAAGATTTGCAGATCGAGGTCGAACCGGGGATCATCTACGATCATCTGAATGCGAAACTGAAAAACGACGGCCTCTTCTTTCCGCCGTCGCCGGGAGGCTCGGGCGACATCGCCACTGTCGGCGGCATGGTGTCGACAAACGCGAGCGGTATCTATTCGGTCAAGTACGGCGGTACACGGGAGTATGTCCTCGCTCTCGAACTGGTGACCGGAGAGGGCAATGTCATTCGAATCGGCAGCCGGGCAATCAAACGGTCGAGTGGATATAATCTGGTAGATCTTGTGGCCGGATCAGAGGGCACGCTCGGAGTAATCTCGAAAATCGTTCTCAGGTTGGCCGGCCTGCCGGAGGGCCGCCAACAAACCGCATACGTTTTTGGCACGGAGGTCGCCGCGGCCAGGGCGGTCTCGGAAATGCGCCGCTACGGGCTGGACATTGCCGCTATCGAGTTTCTCGATCGTCACCTGGCAACAGCTCTGAACAAGCTCAAGGGTTACGGCCTTCGCGAGGCGCCGATGCTCTTCCTCGAGTTCCATGGCCCCGAACCGGTGCTCGAGTCCAACAGCGAACTGGCTGAGTCAATCTGTTTGGAGCTTGGCGCCGAGCCGCTCACTCTGCCGGAGGGCCAGCGTCCGTGGGAGATTCGCCATTGGGCCACCGACGCCATCAAGCACTTCAAGTCGGGGTTAAGCATCGTCAGGAACGATGTTGCCTTTCCGATATCGAAACTCCCTGAGATGGTCGGGTTCTGTCACCGACTTGGGGATGAAAACAACGTCACGATGTTCACATTCGGCCATGTCGGTATGGGGCTGCTTCACGCACTGATGCTGGCCGACCGCACCGACACCGTTAAGTGGTCCAGGGCGCATGAGATCAACAATCGCATCATTGAGAAGACAATCGAGTTAGGTGGGACAATCTCCGGCGAGCACGGCATCGGCCTGGGACACAAGGACCTATTCGAACGCGAGCACGGCGCCGGAGTCGAGCTTATGCGCCGGATCAAACGCCAGTTTGACCCGCACGGCATCCTGAACCCGGGGAAGATTTTTGATGTGTGA
- the nosZ gene encoding Sec-dependent nitrous-oxide reductase: MFHRSLTFTTAGFVCLLMIGLITGCAKNKEVGGFGDAPAKVYVAPGSYDEFYAFMSGGFSGQVSVYGLPSGRLFRVIPVFSQDPEKGYGYSEETKPLLMTSHGFIPWDDAHHPQLSVTDGQTDGRWLFINGNNTPRVARIDLSTFETVETIEIPNSGGNHGSPFLTPNTEYVVASTRFSVPIPQRDVPINSYKENFKGTISYIKVDSATGRMNVAFQILVPGINYDLSRSGKGPSHGWSFFSSYNSEQANTQLEVNASQNDKDFIAAVNWKLAEELIAQGKGKSWSVSYCHNYVDAADVGQSEVITDVTVLNAAENPGLVYFLPTPKSPHGCDVDPSGEYIVAGGKLAALIPVHSFTKFKAAIENQEFDGEFEGIPILRYESVLAGEVKEPGLGPLHTEFDGQGYGYTSMFLSSEIVKWKLGTWEVVDRIPTYYSIGHLMIPGGDTKQPYGKYVVALNKITKDRYLPTGPELVQAAQLIDITGDKMKLLLDFPTIGEPHYAQACPATLIRERSVRWYPLNENHNPHAIKAEGEARVVRDGKTVHIYMSTIRTHFAPDNIEGIKVGDKVYFHVTNLEQDWDVPHGFSVMGATTSELLIMPGQTRTILWEPKKPGVIPFYCTDFCSALHQEMQGWIRVSS, encoded by the coding sequence ATGTTTCACCGCAGCCTCACTTTTACAACAGCGGGCTTTGTCTGCCTGCTAATGATCGGGCTGATCACCGGATGCGCGAAGAACAAGGAAGTTGGCGGCTTCGGCGATGCCCCGGCCAAGGTGTATGTCGCGCCGGGCAGCTACGATGAGTTCTACGCCTTCATGTCGGGCGGATTCAGCGGCCAGGTCTCGGTCTACGGTCTGCCCTCGGGGCGACTGTTCCGTGTGATTCCGGTGTTCAGCCAGGACCCGGAAAAAGGATACGGTTATTCCGAGGAAACCAAGCCTCTGCTGATGACCTCGCACGGTTTCATCCCGTGGGATGACGCTCATCACCCGCAACTGTCGGTCACTGACGGCCAGACCGATGGCCGTTGGTTGTTCATCAACGGCAACAACACGCCACGCGTGGCGCGAATCGACCTTTCCACGTTTGAGACGGTCGAGACCATTGAGATTCCCAATTCGGGCGGCAATCACGGCTCGCCCTTCCTCACTCCAAATACCGAGTATGTCGTGGCCTCCACCCGTTTTTCCGTACCGATTCCCCAGCGAGATGTGCCAATCAACTCCTACAAAGAGAATTTCAAGGGGACGATCTCGTACATAAAGGTCGATTCCGCTACGGGCCGGATGAATGTCGCCTTCCAGATTCTCGTACCGGGAATTAACTACGATTTGTCGCGCTCCGGCAAAGGGCCGTCGCACGGATGGTCGTTCTTCAGTTCCTATAATTCTGAGCAGGCTAACACCCAGCTCGAAGTCAACGCTTCTCAGAACGACAAGGACTTTATCGCCGCGGTCAACTGGAAACTGGCCGAGGAGCTGATCGCTCAGGGCAAAGGCAAGAGCTGGTCGGTTAGTTATTGCCACAATTATGTGGACGCCGCCGATGTCGGCCAGTCCGAGGTCATCACTGATGTGACAGTTTTGAACGCGGCCGAGAACCCGGGCCTCGTGTATTTCTTACCCACACCGAAGTCTCCGCACGGATGTGATGTTGATCCATCCGGAGAATACATCGTAGCCGGCGGCAAGCTGGCGGCGCTAATCCCGGTGCACTCGTTCACCAAGTTCAAGGCGGCGATCGAGAACCAGGAATTCGACGGCGAGTTCGAGGGAATTCCGATTCTCAGGTACGAGTCGGTTCTGGCCGGCGAAGTAAAAGAACCGGGTCTCGGCCCTCTGCACACCGAGTTTGACGGTCAGGGGTATGGATATACGTCGATGTTCCTCTCGTCGGAGATTGTCAAGTGGAAGCTCGGCACCTGGGAAGTGGTCGATCGTATCCCGACTTACTATTCCATCGGCCACCTGATGATTCCGGGCGGCGACACCAAGCAGCCGTACGGCAAGTATGTGGTCGCGCTTAATAAGATTACGAAAGACCGTTACCTGCCTACCGGGCCAGAGTTGGTTCAGGCAGCGCAGCTTATCGACATTACAGGCGACAAAATGAAGCTGCTACTGGACTTCCCGACTATCGGCGAACCGCACTACGCGCAGGCTTGTCCGGCGACATTGATAAGGGAGCGTTCAGTGCGCTGGTACCCGTTAAACGAGAACCACAACCCGCACGCCATCAAGGCCGAGGGCGAAGCTCGGGTGGTTCGCGACGGCAAGACCGTACACATATACATGAGCACTATCCGCACGCACTTCGCGCCGGATAACATCGAAGGTATCAAGGTCGGTGACAAGGTGTACTTCCACGTCACGAATCTCGAACAGGACTGGGATGTCCCACACGGCTTCAGCGTTATGGGTGCGACGACCTCGGAGCTTTTAATCATGCCGGGTCAGACGCGCACGATCCTCTGGGAGCCGAAGAAACCCGGCGTGATCCCGTTCTATTGCACCGACTTCTGTTCCGCGCTGCACCAGGAGATGCAGGGTTGGATACGCGTGTCCTCGTAA